The segment TGCCGGAACATTCTTTGCACTGTAGCCTGCGGTATCCTCCAGCATCTCCTGCAGCTTGTCTTCCCCCTCCACATCAATCCGGGTAATCCAGTGAAGGTGGTTCAGGCCGACGAATTCGGCATAGATCCGGTCCGGGGCAGTGTCGTATTTGGCCGATACCTGCTTGATCAGGCCGATCGGGGCATTACAGAGACCGATGCTCTTCACCTTGGAGTACCGCAGGACCGCCTCGGTGACCATGCCTGCCGGATTGGTGAAGTTGAGCAGCCAGGCGTCCGGTGCCAGCTCCTCAATATCCCGGCAGATGCCGAGAATGACCGGGATGGTGCGCAGCGCCTTCAGCATGCCGCCGGGACCGGTCGTCTCCTGGCCGATCACGCCGTATTTCAGCGGAATCGCCTCGTCACGGGCCCGGGCATCCAGCATACCGACACGGATTTGCGTGCTGACGAAGTCTGCACCGGCAATGGCTGTGCGGCGGTCGGTCGTGAGATGGACCTCGATCGGCAGCCCGGACTTCTCCACCATGCGCTTTGCCAGAGCGCCCACGATGTTCAGCTTATGCAGGCCTGCCTCAATATCTACAAGCCACAGCTCCCGGACCGGAAGCTCCTTATGATGCAGGATGAAGCCTTCTACCAGTTCGGGGGTATAGGAAGACCCTCCGCCGATGACGGCAATCTTAAGACCTTGGTTCGCTGTCACAATGAATCACTCCTGTCGTGTGGTAGTGGGAATAAGCCCGAACTCCCTGTAAGCACGCATCGTCTCATACATAACCTGGCTGACGGTGACCCCGTCACTCTCCAGCGCCGACCAGAGAGCGCCGACCACAGGCTCGGTGGAGAGAGTGACCACTGCCGCGCCTGGTGCCGCTTCATGCACAGCCTGCTCAATCGGTCCGCGAATCCAGCCCCGGTCGCCCCGGGTTAGCAGGCTACCGGCCAGGACCACATCAAATTCATCGTTCTCCATACCGAGCCGATGAATGACGGCCGCCGCAGCCTTGCCCAGTTCCACGCCTTGGCGGTTCAGGATCGCCAGAGCGGCGGTATCGCCCTCAGCCGCTGCCGGAAAAAGCAGGCGGGCCGCATCTAGCGGCACCTGCTTCCCGTGATCCAGGAAGTCATCGTACATGTCTTCCACCCGCTCATAGCCGAGCAGCTTCAGGAGCGGCTCCGTCAGCAGCGTGGGGGCCTCACGGCCGTCCCAGGCCCGGATGACTGTGCGGAACACCTCGATGTTCAGCGCGCCGCCGCCGCCGAAATCGCCGTACATATAATCGAAGCCGCCGCACTGGAAGTGGCGGCCCTGCGGACTACGGCCCGCCGCATTGGTGCCGGTGCCGCAGATCAGGGCTACGCCGTAGGGGCGGTTTGTGCCCGCCCGCAGGCCGATCATCGTATCGCCGCTGATCGTGTACTGTGTGAATCCGATGCGGCGGATCATCGGATGAAGAATATTATAGTCCGTCTGGCGGTCAGCACCGGCAAGCCCCAGATAGGCTTGCCGAAGCTGATCCAGCCGGAGCCCGGCTTCGGCCAGCGCCATGGAAGCCGCTTCGCGGATGTTATTCTCCGCCTGCGTCACGCTGGTCTGATGATTGCCGTTGCCGCTCCGGCCTTTGCCTAGAATACGGCCCTGTTCATCGCTGATGAGGGCGTAGGTCTTGCTGCCTCCCCCATCGATCCCCAAGTAGTAAGCCAATGTTTGTCACTCCTAGAGTTTTGTGAGCGTGCCGGTGCAAGTTACTTGCACCGGCATGCTTAAGTGCACTCTGTACAGCTAAATCGGCTGAGTTACCGCCGAATATGCATTTAGCTGTATTTCGTGCAACTATAATTCCATCTGTACCCGAATTCTCCTGAATGAACTACTCCTTCGCCTTCTGCTTCTGCGGCGCGCGGGTGGATTCCCGCACGATCAGCTCCGGGTCGATCCGGATATTGGAGCCGCGCTTCATCTCCCCGCTGATCCGGCGCAGCAGCATGTCGGCGGCGGCGATTCCAATCTTATCCGCCGGCTGGCGCAGGGTGGTCAGGTGCGGGCGGAGCTGGGAGGCGATATAGTGGTCGTCGTAGCCGACTACTGCAACCTCCCCGGGTACCTTTACGCCAGCCTCCATCAGAGCGTTAATGACCCCGAGGGCGATATTGTCATCTCCGGCGAATACCGCCCCCGGCAGCTTGCCCGCCGTGAGCCAGCGCTGGGCTGTGTCATAGCCCATGGCGATCTCGAATTCGCCGGGAACGATCTCGAACGGGGCGAGGCCCTGCTCCTCCAGCGCCTGCAGGAAGCCCGCGCGCCTCTCCCGCGTACTGCGGAACATCTCCTGCCCGCAGAGATGGGCGATGGAGGTATGCCCCAGCTCCAGCAGGTGGCGGGCTGCGGCATACCCGCCCTTGAAGTTGTCGATGGTGATCGAGTAGGTGTCATTCTCCGGCAGCTGATTGTCGATCAGCACATAGGGAATGCCCCGCCGCTTCAGCTCGACAATATAATTGTCCTCTTCCAGCGGGGAGAGCAGGATGAGTCCGTCCATTCTGTCCTCCTGAATCAGGTAGTGGCTCTCGCCGGAGCCGATGCCATCCGACACGGAGATGGCCAGATAGTATCCGTGCAGGGCCAGCGTCTCATTCAGCTCCTTGACTACGGCATCGAAGAAGGAATCCTGGAGTGTCGTGACGATCAGGCCGATGATCCCGGTCTTGCCGCTGGCCAGACTGCGGGCCGCTGCATTAGGGCGGTAATCCAGCTCCTTGATGGCGTCCAGCACCTTCTGGCGGTTCTTCTCCCGCACAGTCCCGGCACCGTTTAATACCCGCGATACGGTGACCACGGACAGTCCTGATTTTTTGGCAACATCAAAAATACTCACTTTCATCTCAAACGCTCCTTGCGGCGGATTTTCCGGTGCTATATTCTATTATCCAGTATACAGGTCGCACCGGAGTTCCGCTAAACGTATATCATTGCCGGGCCGCCTTATCTCTTGATGATCTCCATAACCTTCTTCTGGATCACCGGCATAACCTCTTCCAGCGACTTGTGACCGGTCTCGACCGGCTGCAGCTCATTGATGAACATGTCGTTGATCTGCGAGTAGTGGGTGATCAGATGGTTATAGGATTCATAGCCGTATTTGACCGCGCCCTCATAGACTTTCTTCACATCCCCCGGATCAATGCCGTCAAAATGCTTGTAATACACCTCGGCCGCTTCCGTATTAACCGGCGGATTGCCGCCGCTCAGCTCGATGGACTTCTCCTGGACTTCGGTGGTCACCAGGTATTTGATCCATTCAAAAGCCTCCTTCGGATGCTTCGAATCCTTCAGGATCAGCAGCGGATCGACGTACAGCGTGCTGCGCACCTTGTCATTGCCTCCCCATGGCACGGCGGCTACGCCGACCTTAAACGGGAAGTCATTGGCCCCGGCGAGGTTCCAGGAGCCGCCGATCGACATGCCGATCTTGCCGGCGACGAACGGGTCGCCGTTCTGTCCGGCCACGCTTTTGCTCCACTCGGAAGTCGGGGACACCTTATCCTTGAACACAAGGTCGAACAGCTTCTGGTACGCGGCAATGACCTCCGGGGAATCGAAGTGCGTCTCGGAAGGGACACCGCCGTTAGTCCAGGTATCTTCAGAGTAAGGCTCTGCTCCGAAGTACAGCGGCCGCATATCACGCTCCGCCCAAGTGAAGTCCACGCCGTATTGTGTTTTGGCAATATCGTCCGAGACGAGCGTCATCTTCCTGGCATCCTCCACCATACGGTCAAACGTCCAGCTCTTATCCTCGTAATCGCTTGGCGGGTAGGAGACGCCTGCGGCATCGAACATATCTTTGTTGTAGAGCATCAGGGTGACGTACATATTGACCGGTATGCCGTAGGTATGACCGTTTACGGTATAGATTTTCATCAGGTTCTCAGGGATATGGTAGTCCTCAGCCTTGAAGCCGTCTTCCTTAATGAGGTCCGTCAGATCCAGCAGCATACCCTTGTTGTAGTATTCGGCAAAACCGCCGTATCCGTAGTGGCTTGTCACATCCGGGGAATTACCGCCGGCAATCAGCGTCTGCAGCTTGCTGTCGAACTGCTCATAGGGCGCCTTCTCCACCTTGACCTTGATGTTCGGATGCTCCTTCTCGAAATCGGGGATCAGCTTCTCGATAAAAGTCCGGTCCTCGGAATCAATCGTATAGTGGGATATCGTCACTTGCTCCCCTGAACTGCCGGTATTCCCGGCTCCGCTGTCACCTGCGGCCACGTTGCCTGCCGATTTGCCGCCTCCGCAGCCCGCCAGGACTGTCATTGCGGTCAGGGCTGCTGCCAGCAGCAGCGCATACCTCTTGCTTTTCATGATATGGTTCATTGTCCAATCCCTCCATGATTTCAAGTGTTATAACCCGCGATTACTTGATGCCCGTCAGTACGATGCCCTCGACGAACTGCTTCTGGGCGATGGCGAATAGGGTAACAATCGGGACCATCGCCAGGACGGAAGCGACCATCAGCAGATGCCACGGCGGAATGCGGAAGCGCGATGAGGTGAGCGAGGCCATGCCGACGGGAAGCGTGAATTTGTCCGACGAGCTTAAGTAGAGCACAGGGGTCAACAGATCATTCCAGCTGTAGATAAAAGCAAAAATTGCCACGGTTGCCAGCGCCGGTGCAGACAGCGGCAATGCGATGGTCCGCCACATCCGTAGCTCGCCGCAGCCGTCCATCCGTCCGGCATCGAACAGTTCCTCGGGCAGCGTGGAGAAGAACTGCCGCAGCAGGAAGATGTTATACGCCGAGCCGAAGAAGGCGGGAACGATCAGCGGCAGGAAGGTGTCGATCCACTGCATCTTAGAGAACAGCACGAACTGCGGAATCATAATGGCCGGATACGGCAGCATCATCGTGCTCAGCAGCAGGATGAACCAGAAGTTGTTGCCGCGTCCCCGGTATCTGGCGAACCCGTAAGCGACCAGAGCCGAAGAGAGCAGGGTGCCGAATACGGAGAACCCGGCGATGATCAGGCTGTTTTTGTACAGTGTGCCGAACTGAAGCGTCTCAAAAATATCGGTATAATTGCTCCAGGCCCAGCTCTCCGGCAGAAAAGTCGGCGGGAACTTCAGCATTTCCCGTTTCGACTTCAGCGAGGTGGAGACCATGAAGAACAGCGGCAGCAGCATAAGGAAGGTGGTAATGATCAGTGTGACAAAGCTGGCGATCTTAACAGGCTTGATTCTCCGGCGCAGCCGGGAAGGCGATTCAAGCGGGCGGGTGGCCTTAACGGTGCTCATCGGCGGCTGCCTCCTTCATAATGGACATAACGGCGCGAGAGCCTCATAATGACCGCCGTGAACAGCATGACGACAATCAGAAGGACCCAGGCAAGCGCGGAAGAGTACCCGGCACGGTATTCCTTGAAGGCACTTGTATACAGATTGTAGACGTAGAACCAGGTGGAATAATTGGGTCCGCCCTGCGTCATGACGAAGGCTTGCGTGAAGACCTGGAAGGAGTCGATCAGCCCCATAATCAGCTGGAACAGCAGGACTGGCGAGATCATCGGCAGTGTAATATTCAGGAAAATGCGGAAGCGCCCTGCCCCGTCCAGATTGGCGGCTTCGATCAGGCTGGCCGGGACGCCCTGCAGACCGGCGAGGAAGAGGATCATGCCCGAACCTGCTGTCCAGAAGGACATGATGATTAGCGCATACAGCGCCGTATCGGGATTCATCAGCCAAGCCGGGCCGTGAACGCCGAACCAGGAGAGCATATAATTGAAGAGGCCAATCTGCGGATTGAAGATCCAGTACCAGAGGAGCGACATCGCAACGCCGGAGACCATGCTCGGGAAATACATCGCGGTCCGGAAGAAGCCGCGCCACGGAAGGGTCTGATGCAGCAGCAGAGCGAACCCCAGACCAAGCAGCAGCTGTACTGGCACACTGATAAAGGTGTATCGCAGAGTGACTGTCACGGAACGCCAGAACAGCTCATTGTGGAACATCTCGGTGTAGTTGGCGAGGCCGATGAATTGGGGCGGATGAATAATGTCATAGTCGGTGAAGCTGTAGTACAGCGAAGACAAGATCGGGTACAGGGCGAAGATCAGGAAGCCGACCAGCCAGGGGGAAATGAACAGATACATATAGAACATCTGCCGCCGGCTCTCACTCTTAATCACGAACACACCAGCCTTTCCTTGCTTAAAGTATAAGCGCTTTAACTTTAGCGGTAAATAAAAATCGAAATATGCCATAATAACTAGGGAGAACAAATCACAAGTTAAACCGCTTTAATTTTAATGCTATCTGTTTCCCTAATCATAGTGGATGAAACGGAAATAATCAACCCTTTATTTCGGGAGTAAAGCGCTACCAGTCAGAAAATATAACAAATAAATGAATTGGTTTGCTGAAAATGATGAAAATTCTAGTGTGAACAAGAATTTTGTGTCAGGTTATATGACTTATGAGCGCGATTTATGGAGCGGCTCACCTGCGGGCGATAGATTTGCATACAAAGTGCCTGTCAGTCAACGCGCTGTCCAATGTAATCGGTTTTTCGCATACAATGGGCTCGGTAGCCCTCGCGGAGCCCCATGTAATCGGTTTTCCGATTACAATCAGCCCGGCAGCCCTCGAGCTGCCCGATGTAATCGGTTTTCCGATTACAATCGTCCCGGTAGCCCGCACGCCGCCCAATGTAATCGGTTTTCCGATTACAATCAGCCTGGCAGCCCTCGAGCTGCCCGATGTAATCGGTTTTCCGATTACAATCGTCCCGTCAGCCCGCGCGCCGCCCGATGTAATCGGTTTTCCGATTACAATCAGCCCGTCAGCCCTCGCGCCGCCCGATGTAATCGGTTTTCCGATTACAATCAGCCCGGTAGCTCTCGCGCCGCCCGATGTAATCGGTTTTCCGATTACAATCGCCCCGTTAGCCCGCGCGCCGCCCGATGTAATCGGTTTTCCGATTACAATCAGCCCGGTAGCTCTCGCGCCGCCCAATGTAATCGGTTTTCCGCATACAATTGGCCCGGTAGCAATCGCGGCGCAGCAAAAAACCGTCCGGCATGCCGGACGGTCCTTGCACCATGTCAGCCGGTGCGGCTTAATTCAGTTCCATTGGTGATCGCCGGACAGATACTTCTCGGTCAGTACCGACAGCAGCTCGATTCCGACTTGATTCTGTCCGCCTTCCGGGATGATCAGGTCCGCGTATTTCTTGGAGGGCTCGATGAAGGCCTCGTGCATCGGCTTCACCGTGGTCAGGTATTGCGTATGGATCGAACGGATGGTCCGCCCGCGTTCCTCGATATCCCGCAGCACCCGGCGCAGGATACGCACATCGGGATCGGTGTCCACGAACACCTTGATGTTGAGCTGCTCGCGCAGCTTCTCATCGGACAGCACATGCAGTCCTTCCAGAATGACGATATTATTCGGGGCAAGCTCCACAGTCTTCTCGGTTGAACGGGCATGAACCGTGAAGTCATACACGGGAGCGAAGGCGGCTTGTCCCGCTTTGAGACAATCCAGATGCTCAATCAGCAGTTCCGTGTCAAAGGCCAGCGGGTGGTCATAGTTAATTGCACCGCGTTCAGCCATGCTGAGGTAAGAATGGTCTTTATAGTAGTTATCCTGGGATATGAATGTTACTTTGTCAGAGCCAAGACGGTCAATCACGGAGCGCGCTACCGTTGTCTTGCCGGAGCCGGTCCCGCCGGCGATACCAATAATAAGCATGGTGAATTTATAAACCTCCCTAAGCAATTGCCTTTGCAATTCCAATATTGTAGCACAGCGGTCAACTTATTTCACCTTGCTGGAGCGGAATATCATGTGAACATTCTAATAATTCGGTTATTTTGTGGAGGAATGATATAATTTCAAGGATTCATACAGATCGGGTGCTACGAAGAAGGAGGCTAGGATAATAAAATGAACGAGGAGAATGCTTTAATGGAGGCGTTCGGCAGGACGCAGGTGCAGCTTGCTGGCCATGGCGGACGGGACGCAGCCGTACTCAAGAAGGCGCTGGCCAGTGTAGAGGACAGTCTCGCTGCGGATATGTACGGGACAGGGACGGTGATTGAGGAGTT is part of the Paenibacillus sp. FSL M7-0420 genome and harbors:
- the udk gene encoding uridine kinase; translated protein: MLIIGIAGGTGSGKTTVARSVIDRLGSDKVTFISQDNYYKDHSYLSMAERGAINYDHPLAFDTELLIEHLDCLKAGQAAFAPVYDFTVHARSTEKTVELAPNNIVILEGLHVLSDEKLREQLNIKVFVDTDPDVRILRRVLRDIEERGRTIRSIHTQYLTTVKPMHEAFIEPSKKYADLIIPEGGQNQVGIELLSVLTEKYLSGDHQWN
- a CDS encoding carbohydrate ABC transporter permease, whose amino-acid sequence is MSTVKATRPLESPSRLRRRIKPVKIASFVTLIITTFLMLLPLFFMVSTSLKSKREMLKFPPTFLPESWAWSNYTDIFETLQFGTLYKNSLIIAGFSVFGTLLSSALVAYGFARYRGRGNNFWFILLLSTMMLPYPAIMIPQFVLFSKMQWIDTFLPLIVPAFFGSAYNIFLLRQFFSTLPEELFDAGRMDGCGELRMWRTIALPLSAPALATVAIFAFIYSWNDLLTPVLYLSSSDKFTLPVGMASLTSSRFRIPPWHLLMVASVLAMVPIVTLFAIAQKQFVEGIVLTGIK
- a CDS encoding 6-phospho-beta-glucosidase, whose translation is MTANQGLKIAVIGGGSSYTPELVEGFILHHKELPVRELWLVDIEAGLHKLNIVGALAKRMVEKSGLPIEVHLTTDRRTAIAGADFVSTQIRVGMLDARARDEAIPLKYGVIGQETTGPGGMLKALRTIPVILGICRDIEELAPDAWLLNFTNPAGMVTEAVLRYSKVKSIGLCNAPIGLIKQVSAKYDTAPDRIYAEFVGLNHLHWITRIDVEGEDKLQEMLEDTAGYSAKNVPAREWNPEFLQSLHALPSYYLKYFYMTDAMLAEQQEAAAQGGNRAEVVKRVEEELFAIYSNLALDEKPKQLEQRGGAFYSEAAVNLMRSLYNGTNDIQTLNVANRGILDFLPDDASIEVNCVVTKTGPLPLPLTQIPPMAKGLIHAVKTYEQLAIDAAVTGDRSLAIQALAHHPLVPSVEVAIAMLDEMLEANKEYLPAFFA
- a CDS encoding N-acetylglucosamine kinase, translated to MAYYLGIDGGGSKTYALISDEQGRILGKGRSGNGNHQTSVTQAENNIREAASMALAEAGLRLDQLRQAYLGLAGADRQTDYNILHPMIRRIGFTQYTISGDTMIGLRAGTNRPYGVALICGTGTNAAGRSPQGRHFQCGGFDYMYGDFGGGGALNIEVFRTVIRAWDGREAPTLLTEPLLKLLGYERVEDMYDDFLDHGKQVPLDAARLLFPAAAEGDTAALAILNRQGVELGKAAAAVIHRLGMENDEFDVVLAGSLLTRGDRGWIRGPIEQAVHEAAPGAAVVTLSTEPVVGALWSALESDGVTVSQVMYETMRAYREFGLIPTTTRQE
- a CDS encoding carbohydrate ABC transporter permease, translated to MFVIKSESRRQMFYMYLFISPWLVGFLIFALYPILSSLYYSFTDYDIIHPPQFIGLANYTEMFHNELFWRSVTVTLRYTFISVPVQLLLGLGFALLLHQTLPWRGFFRTAMYFPSMVSGVAMSLLWYWIFNPQIGLFNYMLSWFGVHGPAWLMNPDTALYALIIMSFWTAGSGMILFLAGLQGVPASLIEAANLDGAGRFRIFLNITLPMISPVLLFQLIMGLIDSFQVFTQAFVMTQGGPNYSTWFYVYNLYTSAFKEYRAGYSSALAWVLLIVVMLFTAVIMRLSRRYVHYEGGSRR
- a CDS encoding LacI family DNA-binding transcriptional regulator; amino-acid sequence: MKVSIFDVAKKSGLSVVTVSRVLNGAGTVREKNRQKVLDAIKELDYRPNAAARSLASGKTGIIGLIVTTLQDSFFDAVVKELNETLALHGYYLAISVSDGIGSGESHYLIQEDRMDGLILLSPLEEDNYIVELKRRGIPYVLIDNQLPENDTYSITIDNFKGGYAAARHLLELGHTSIAHLCGQEMFRSTRERRAGFLQALEEQGLAPFEIVPGEFEIAMGYDTAQRWLTAGKLPGAVFAGDDNIALGVINALMEAGVKVPGEVAVVGYDDHYIASQLRPHLTTLRQPADKIGIAAADMLLRRISGEMKRGSNIRIDPELIVRESTRAPQKQKAKE
- a CDS encoding ABC transporter substrate-binding protein, whose product is MNHIMKSKRYALLLAAALTAMTVLAGCGGGKSAGNVAAGDSGAGNTGSSGEQVTISHYTIDSEDRTFIEKLIPDFEKEHPNIKVKVEKAPYEQFDSKLQTLIAGGNSPDVTSHYGYGGFAEYYNKGMLLDLTDLIKEDGFKAEDYHIPENLMKIYTVNGHTYGIPVNMYVTLMLYNKDMFDAAGVSYPPSDYEDKSWTFDRMVEDARKMTLVSDDIAKTQYGVDFTWAERDMRPLYFGAEPYSEDTWTNGGVPSETHFDSPEVIAAYQKLFDLVFKDKVSPTSEWSKSVAGQNGDPFVAGKIGMSIGGSWNLAGANDFPFKVGVAAVPWGGNDKVRSTLYVDPLLILKDSKHPKEAFEWIKYLVTTEVQEKSIELSGGNPPVNTEAAEVYYKHFDGIDPGDVKKVYEGAVKYGYESYNHLITHYSQINDMFINELQPVETGHKSLEEVMPVIQKKVMEIIKR